TGGAGGAACCGAGGACCGCCACAGGCCCGCTCCTCCATCAGACCGTCCGAGTCTCCGTCCACGGAACCTTCACAGCTGGAGTTCGGGGACAGCTCCCCCTGCGGCCCGTCCTCCTGCTCCAGGCTCCCGGCTCGGCCCCGGGAGGCCCCCTTGAGGTCCTGGTGTGTTAGTAGCTGGTCCAGGAAGTTGATGTACCTGAGCGCGAGGCGCAGGATCTCATTCTTGCTGAGCTTCCGGTCGGGGGGGTGCGTGGGGATGAGCCGCCGCAGCTCGGAGAAGGCTCCGTTAACGGTCTGCTGCCGCCAGCGCTCCCGACTGTTGGTGAAGACCCGACGGACCTGAGAACCtgaggggggagaggagagggggtcAGTCAAGGCAGAAACCGGATCAGAGGCCTAATGAATCAGGTTCTAGTCCGTGACGTCAAACGGAGTATCTGAGGTGACGCCATGAAGGGCGGTgggaaacatttaatttaatttaatttcatttcatttcatttcatttagtttaattaatttttttaatttcatttcatttagtttagtttaattaaattttttaatttaattttatttcatttcatttagtttaattaatttttttaatttaatttaatttcatttcatttagtttaattaatttttttaatttaatttaatttaatttaatttaatttcatttcatttagtttaataattttttttaatttaatttcatttcatttcatttagtttagtttaattaaatttttaaatttaattttatttcattcatttcattaatttcatttcattaatttaatttaatttaatttaatttcatttcatttagtttagtttaattaaattttttaatttaattttatttcattaatttcattttattttattttatttcatttagtttaattaattttttaaatttaatttaatttcatttcatttagtttagtttaattaaattttttaatttaattttatttcattaatttcattttatttaatttaatttgatttagtttaattaatttttttaatttaatttaatttagtttaatttttttatttaattttatttcattcatttcattaatttaatttaatttaatttaatttcatttcatttagtttaattaatttttttaattttattttatttcattcatttcatttcattacatgTTTATGCTCTACAGCTGGACATCAGTAGATGGACTTGAACACTTCTATACCAACTCCATAGTCTGACTGTTCGGATTCGGTCCGGTTGTAAAAATGGGAACTCGTACCGTTGTTGACGTTGATCCCATGTGGAGACGTTCTGTGTTTGGTCCTGGTGCCTCGATCCGGacctctgcagacagacagaaccaGAATCACACCAGTGAACATTGGAACCTGTTTCTAACGGCTCGGTTCTGTTGGGCTGGAAGGTTTCACCCTGGTTCTAACAAACGCGGAACCTGAGCAGCGGAGAGCGGGTCTCTCACCTGTTCAACGTGTCCAGCATGTCTCTCAGGCAGTAGGCTGGAGGAGGACTCCGGGTTGGACTGAGCGGTTCCGGGGCAGCACTCACGGGGTCCGGTAGGTTCAGCTCGGGTCTCCGGAGCATCACTGTCCGTCTCCTCCGCGTCCCGCCGCCTCTTTTATACCGACCTGCGTCCCCGTCTGTGTGTCGTGACGCGTCGTTTCCATGGAGACCCCGTCAGTAATGACAGCCCCATTAACCTCGGACAGACCGGGTCCCAGGAAGCAGCACCCCAGGGACCTGCAGGAGCCAGGAGCCGCCCCGccccgcccccccccccgctGCAGGAGTCGTGTTTTCCGGCGTCGCCTCCTGCTCCGTCACGACCTGGATCCCGGATCTGAGTCCCGGAGCGTGATCAAGCTGCTGCTGGTAGGAGTCAGACCCCCTGTACCTGAAGCATGAATCGAACCTCTGCGGTTCGACAGAACCGACAGGTCTCACCCCTCATCACATCctgctgtgcttttattttgaaatgtttctattGCTCTGTTCTCGTGTTCCTCACGACCACATGTTTGGTCTCAGGTCTCAGGTGAGGCGCTGTTTGTTCCTCTTCGAGTGTTTCACGAGTTGAAAAGCTCAGAACTTTGGTCCCGGTGAGTTCTGAGTCCTGCTCGTGTCTCATCTTCTCAGTTCGAGCTGCGGCTGCATCAGCTCACCTGGTGCAGGTGACTGATGTAGATTTGATCATAGTTCCAATTCTCCTCAAAATACTCGGTGGTGGTAGAAGTACACGACCTCTAGTAACAGTTCAAGAACATTAAAAGACCAAGTCCATGCTCTGAAATGTTCTGCAGTGTggaacctggttctgctgatcGTTTGTGTCTCATAAATCCAGGTTCTGCAGAATCCGACAACCTGATTTCAGAACAGTTTGACACAAACGGAACCTTTAGTAAAATAAGTGAATGTgacagcagaaaacatttttattggaGGTTTGTGGTGTGGTGGTTGGCTCTGGGTTCAAATCCACAGGTCTGGTTCTGGGTCTGTTCGGTTCTGGGTGGATGAACAGAAGTTTCCCACTTTACTAGAAACACCAGAGACACTGGATCAAATACTGTCCGTGATCCCTCGGGAACCTTTTCCTCTGTCATTCTTCTGTTTTCAGGGTGCAGCTGAATTATCGGTTCACTCCACGACTACCTGCTGACCACGCCCACACAGATGGCGTCACACAGGTGAGCATTAAGCTTGAATTGTGCTTCTGGGTCGAGTCTACACAACCTCTATTAGTTCCAGCATGAACTGAAGTTTTGTTGTCGTtaattctgatgttttatttcttatgattgaaatgatgataataaaaacacagaggagtcGATGTATCGACAACTTTAATTCAAACTCAAATTCATATTCGTACTGTCTGTAACTTAAAGTTTTCACAGTTACTAAAAGAAATGATTTCCTATTCAGTTCCGAAGGTACAGAAACTAAACAAGAAGTCATATAAATTCAAATATAGAAATCTATTCAAAGTTTTCTGGGATGAtttaaagacaacacaacaaaattagtgcatgtagaagaagaagacagtgaaACGGTGTCATTAGATGGGAGGATATTTACCGTGTGAGGAAATCGGGCTAAGACAGTGAAAAGTGGAGGGTTGGTAAAATTCAAAGGCCTGGGCCAACGACAGCTGCCACTCCCTGTCAATGAGAGCTGGTATTATTATTCCTAGACCTTATTTGACTGTCCTCTGTTGCTGCGCCCGCAATAGTTCAGGTTCCAGCTGTTGTGAGGATTTGAACTCGCTGTAAAGATGAAGTTTTAAAAAGTACGGCCAGCGGTTCCAGACCTGGATCCGGATTAAAGACACCACTGCTCAGGTtcgaataaataaatacagcttAATTtctatattctttattttaaaagataatCTCCCAGCTAAGATCTACAAGCAGCTTAAGCTTTGGACAGTGACCTCGAATAATGAGACAGAACCGGGTGTATCTATTGTGGAAGAAGCTCAGAAATCGGGTGTAGCAGCTGGAGGTGTCAGTCAACATTGAGGTGAACACCAACTGTTAGAAAACTCTGGGATCAGgactgaaaagaaacaggacCAGACCTTCAGGTCTTTTTCCGGATGGGTGCTGGTTAAGTTGGACTGTAAATAAAGCACATTGGATCTGAGCCTGATGCTGATTGGTTTTTGTTTACATGGCAGTGATGACGGTGTCTGGAGGTTGATTTCCACAGTCCAACGTGTGTCTGTCAGTTCTGTCATCACACTAAAGGCCCTGGTGAGATTTAGTCTGCTGTTGCTATCCGATGCTGTGGAAAAGCCTTTTTACTGATGGCTCCTATTAGAAAGCTAGTTGTTGGTTTACCAGTTGCTGTGGAGAAACAGGATCACGTTGAGGTTTTCTGGCTCGATGGAGTTCCTCAGGTTGGAGAACCGATCACCTGCACTGGAAAAGGCTCTCTCTAAGGGCACAGCAGTGGAGACGACCCCGAGCTTCTTCAGAGCAAACTTGCTTAATTCGCCAAAGTTCTTCTTCCCTGTGTTCCTCCACCAGGACAAAGGGTTTGAATCCTCTGCGTTGGGTTCATAGGCCATGTATTTGTCCAGGAGGTCTTTGACCTTGGCAGCAGAAAGGACTTTAGCCGCGTTGAGCTCTTTTGTTATTTCGTATATCGcctgctttctgctctgctgtccCAGCTGGTTTTTATATCTTGGGTCGAGGAACGTGTTGGTAGCCAGTCGGTTTTTGTTGATGTCACCAAAGTCCTCTCTGCACTGGGACAGTAACATCTGAGCAACATcgttgtttgtcttttctttttcaagtgaGTCCATGAGTGTCTTCAAAAGTGGCAACATGACTGCAATGGTCTCGAATCCATTTCCTTTCATCATGGACGTGGCTTTCTTCAGATGTTCCAGAGCAGATATGACGTTGTTGAGTTTCTCTTTATCCTTTTCGTTTAGAATTAAATCTGTCTTGCCTTTCTCGTTGATCACCATCACCATGGCGGAGTACTGGCCATTCAGACTCTTGAGCATGTGCAGCCAGGCGAGCCACTGGTCCCCAGAGTGCAGGATCAGCTTGTCTTTGACCAGACCCAGCCGATTTTGAATATTTCTGAGCTTCTGTTCAGCTTCAGAGTTGTACTTGAAGAACCTGACAATGTTATGGCACTTCTTGAGGACCTTTGAGAGCTCATTGTTGCTCATCAGATTCTTAAATATCACATTCAGGGTATCAGCGAAACAGGGCATGTGCAACCATTTTGCTTTAACTCCTTTCAGTTGAGGCATGCCGGCTCTGACGACACTGTGGACCTTTTCCTTTATGCCCCAAGCCTCCATGACAGCTGAGAGCTGATTCTGAATGTTGGCAGCAGAGTTGTCTCCCAGCATGCTTGCAGTTTTGAGCATGTACGACTTGAGATTCCCGTAGCCATCTACAAAATGGCAACTCACTGTTAGATAGAAGTCTTCAGGTCTTGAAGACCACAACTCACATGTCAACACGATGTCATCAGCAGCTGCCAAAATGTTTCGCAgctcttcctcttgtttcttgTGAACGTCGTTGAGCAGAGTGCACATGTTGGCAGGAATTTGAAAAGTGGGCTTGAGTGTGTGGATAAAATCCAGAAAGTTTGGATCCTGCGTTATTTCCAGAGGCAGCAGATTCGATACAACCATCTTCAACAGCTGTCTCTTATTTGTTAGTATTTCCTGGCCTCCAGCTGTGGAAGAAAGCAGATTTCAAGGTCAGGAGATATTCTGGTATTTAAGATTTATCGGTATCACTAGTGGTGGAAGCCATAAGAACATCATTCACATACTGGGACTTGAGCTTGAGCTTCAATCCGAAGCTCCACCATGGTGCCTGGTAAAGAAAtagtgagaaataaaatgacattgtaCAACACAGATCGACTGGcgcaaaaaaaaagaagcagctttTTTCTCTAACTCTGGAAAAATGTTTCGGACAGAACAATTTTCCTGATTCAGTATTATTTGACTACTTCAAGGCCCCGATTGAGTCAAAGTACTAAAAGCACAGTCTCGAAACTTTCACGTTTTGGGGATGATCTGAAAAACTGCGTGAATGACAACAGGTGCAGACAAGGTGGAGGCGGCCATATTTGAATAAGGATTTAGTGTGTTGGCAAATGAAAGAGGACAGTTGATCCAGAGGAATCAACTGTAGTAGTAAAGCTGTTTATGGAATAAACGCTTTACTATAGCAACAAAATCTCAGGATGACAGGAAGAAGCACTTTAACAGTTTGACATCATTCAGTGCGTAACACACGTACACATCCTCTCTTACACCAAGTGAATTAAGTTCAGAGGGAATCTGAGCCAATGCAAATCACGTTCAGGAACGACTGTCACACCCCCCAGTATGTTCGGGTGTGTCCATTGTACTATGAACCTGTTGCATCACAAACATGATCAGTTCATCAAGTGAACTGAGTCCAGCTGTTCTATATGAACGGATCAGGTTCGAGACGTACGAGTGACGAGGGCAACAAGTTTGAACGGGAACTGGTACCAGCCTCAGCAGAGTCAAGTATGAACAGGTGAGTGGAACAGAACGGCCTCAGCCGAGAGTACAACCAACCTCAATGAGCCCCCGAGAGAAAACACGTCAGTGTGGGATTAAAGCTAGACGGTGTCACCCAGTTCTCCCTGAGACACCGTACATGTCTGTGCAGCTGGAAGTTAGTTGGGAGACATTTGAAGATGAAGCTTTTCTCATGTCGTCTCTGAAACGCTGCATCAGTGTTGACGAGTCCAAAGTGAGCTcactttaagataagataagataaactttatagTTATTGCAtcatcgtacaacgagattaaggaACAAACCAGTCTGtgtcatatataaaataaaaatggaataaagaacagaataaataattagagacagtcaaaaaaaaaccaaaaagacaaaaaaaaaaaagacagaaccttctccctgatggcagcaGTTCAAAGACactgtccagggtgtgtagCCTCCCCTTTATCTGTGTTGGTCCACAGAAAGCTTtgctctttgtttctgtgagaCGTCGTCAGTTATTGTAGCTCACAGCATTTCAACCGTGAAGCCTAAATAGATGTGAACTTGAGCACTGGTTGGTAAAAACCCTCATTGCACGTGCACCACACAAGGAAACTGGATCCTTTGTTCTGTTCACGTCTTTAACATTGTTCTTGTGAAGTGGCGGCACTAACAAAGTAAGGATGTGGCGCGCGTCCGTCTTTGTGTGATGTCAGTATGAGCAGTAGCACGTCTGTATCTGTGCACACGTCTCTGCCTGGCATTGCAGCAGTGATAAcagacatttgaaatgtttctacagGCCAAAACATTTATCTATCATTTGTAATAATTGGTCAGTTTCTTGGATTCATTGTTGAGTCTGTAAAAGGTTCCAGTATCCTGCTGTCGTCTGAGAGGTGAGATGAGTTCGTGTTTTGGGGCTGGATGTTAGTAACATGATGATATGTACAGATAAAGCCTGTGAATACATGAACCAGTTAATTCAGAGTGAACAGGGGAAAACGTCTTTGTTACCTGTTCTCTGTCTGATTTGATCCCGTCTCGGGGGCTGCCGGGGGTTATTTCGTcggcctcctctcctctgtgcgTTGGGTCTCTGTTCGACTGTTCAGGAGAAACATGAGCCgtataaaacacatcagtcgGCTTCAGGGTTGAGGAACTAACTTGATGTTTGCTGACGGGTACTCACATCGACCTCTCGGTGTTGGAGCCATTTCACAGTTCAGCTTCGTCTCCCTGTTAATTTCTTGAAGTCTTCTCAGACTTTGGTTTAATCCGTTCCCGTGATCCAAAAAGCAGCTTCCTCCCAGTGTTCGGTTCCGCCGGCGTCTGCTCCGCTCTGACGGCAGAGCCTGGTTTTATCAGATGGGTGGAGTTTCAACAgtttctgttgctgctgtgaaCTCGACACCTGCAGGTTGATTTTCTAGTGAAATGAAACTGATTTGACTGAGTGCTGTGAAAACAAGTCAACGAGACAACAAGTCAGGTTTTACTGAAAAATCTGCTCAGGGAAACTCAGTTTTCTACCAATCACAGCTTTTCCTCAGACGTTCAGgttattttcatgtttactgtCAAGGACAGACACTAAAATATGATGAGTGACAGTCGTCCACTCACTGTGTTGTAAGCTGCTGGACCAAGGTTGTTGGTCTGAATGTCGGTCAGGACACGAGacaagaggtggaggaggtgatgaagatgacaGATGAACACGTGaagaggggtgtgtgtgtctgtgtgtttctattgaAACACATGATCTGACTGATATAAACTTTCGATCACTGACTGAACTGGATCCCAGCGACACTGCCTGATTATTGAGCCCGTCAGTTGCTGTTGTGGAGCCAGGACTAAATATAGGATCAACAAAGATTTGCACCAACAACAGAGAATAATTAAAGTTGGCTGTTTCTGACATCACTGTGTGAGGGAAACTCAGTAGTTCATCCAATAGTGAGCAGAAAATGAAGATTTTTACGTCACTAATAACCAAGAACTGAGCCGCACAACGGTAACTGTCTCATTTCTAAAACGAGGAGCAATGCATTGTGGGATACTGTCAGTGCCCTTTATGAGAACATTATAGATTGAGTATGGAGTGAAACCTCTCAAACAGCTGACAAGTACACAGAAAATCGACAAAGCAACAGCGCCACCTGGTGGATTTACCAGACACAACTAAGTTGGTACCAACAGCATGTGAATGTTTGGAATCACCTCAGTCGAGGTGAGCTGATGCCAACAGGTGAGGAAGGAGTTACTCCAGTCGCCCCAAACCCAACGACACCAGCATCTCGTCGCTAGCTTCCATCGATCCTGTGCTGGTAGTTTCACAGCATCGCTTGTGGAAAACGAAGCACTTGGTTCTTCATTCTTTGAAAGTTTAATTGTTCTGAGCAGTAAATAGTTAATAGTTTGTACTAGTGACTTTAATGCTGTTGAATATCTTTACGCTTTCTACATAATTACCACAGAAAACCAGCTGattccaaagggttcacttACAGTAGAAATACAACAGGACCAAATCCACTGGCCCACACCAGGCTGGACTGGACCAgtgaatttgttattttaaacttAACCTGCTGTTTTCAGTCAGTCTGCAGCTACACCATCAGCTGTTCCTCCTTCAAGGGGAAATGAGCTGTGGACTCGTCTCAACTTTTCATGTAAAACTGATATAAACTGATGTAAAACTGATGTAAACGACCCCTCAGGCTGATTCTGTCTCGTGTCAGAGCACATCGAGCAGCTGCCCGATGACTCCActgttatttcacatttatttttcacctgAGACCCAGACtgtggaggtcagaggtcggAGCTGCAGAGACCGTGTGGGAcgagcagaaaataaatcaggCCCAACTAAAAGAAGTTTCCACATTTGTTGTAGAGCCGCTCTGCCCCCCAGTGGCCAAAACCTGATTAACACAACTTTAATTCTGATGGAACTGGTCCTTTAATGACTTAAAACCACCTTCCAGATACAGCAGCAGGACAGGTGGTGGCTGATGGACTTTGTTCAGTGATCATTAACATTAGGTCAAGCTAACAGCTGATTTCTGAGGGACACAGGTCCCACGTTACATTTGAGTTTGACTCAACCACCAGTAAAACATCAAGCCTGGAATTCCCTCGAGTTGAACCGGACTATAAACAGGCTACAGACCTGCTTTGTATTTGTAAAGGCAAAAAACACTCACTGTGTCATCGTTACAGGAAAATATCAGATACGAATGATGCAGGAAATAAACTGTGTTAATAGCAGCAGCTCTTTATGACGTCACCCCATCAGAAAAACTGGTTTCAGAGCAGCTGAGACGCAGCAGCGACCACAAATCACTGGATCTGATTCCTCTCAGAGCTGGCCAGGTTTAGGGTCAGGTCTTCAGGTGAGCAGCAGGGGCTGATGGGAtgtcctgtttgtctgtcaACACTGACTGAGGTCAAACTGGAATAAAATGGGTCAAAACCGGGTTATTAAATGGTGGTGAAAATGGCTTTAGATGTGTGAACACTCAGTGAAGACACGTTATCATGGATCTGATTCAAAGCAGCACTGGAAGAAGtcctaaatttttattttccacttaaGCACGTAATACTACTTCAGTGTAAAAGTACTCTATTACAAGTCGTGCATACCTAATTTTAGTTAACAGAAGTATTAGTAGCAAGTCTAACAAGTAAAGGTAAGCTACAGTaacagaagtaaaagtacaaacacCTCAGTATAACTAGCATTAAAATAGAAGTAACAGTATGCAGAATACAATCTATGCAGTATTTACTGATGAacaaatgtgctgcagctggtgaAGAGCTGATTAATACTTTTATTAGATGATTATATTTAGTGTCTGAATCTGCAAAGcaattaaaactataaaatcaAAGTAGTGGAGTAGAAGTACAAAGTTTCATAAAATAGTACCTCAACAGTGTActactgtctggctgttctcTGATTGGCCGACAGGGGGCGTGATGCATCCAAACaagtatttctgtttcctgtcagatAACACTTCTGCTCCATTACAGCTACATTTACCTGACTTTTAGTTACTTTACAAATGTGGCTGCGATCACTTCACTGCTGCACCAACAAAACCAGCACAGCCACAATATTCTGGctgaactgaaacaaactgGACAAAGTGGAGAAGCAGCGTTTCGTGGAACTTTGTCTTTATTGGTGGTGAATTATCAGACACAGATTCATACACTCCAAACTGTTTCCCTCTGAAACCTGCTTCAAACTAAattcagtaaatgtattttaattggTTTTAATTTTTCCTGCCCATGCAGTGCAGGAAAAACAACCTCTGACCCCTCGTTAGCTCTTCAGCCAATCAGATAACTGCATTCTTTACAACAGGACTTTATAAGCATCCAATaggaaaatatacaaaaactgattttgtctttcaaagaataaaatatgcagatttttttaatgtagaaaaacattttctttcaataTGTTTGGAGCTCGGAGATGCTGTAAACAGCAGCGAGGTCTCACTCCTGCTCACAAAACCACCATCAGAACATTTTTCTGTACTTTGCCCTTCGTTCAGTTTTGTTAACTTTTCTTGAGCAACACTAAACTGATTCCAGCCGCACGAAAAACGACAAAAGGACGACGAACCAGAAAACCCACCGTTACCCACCAGAACCATGACTCATTAACAGAAACTGAACAAGCAGGACTACAAGGACCAGAATGCATCGTGATTCGAGCAGAAactaaaaggagaaaaacatcaacaacaaacatcagACTGATTCCTTCATATCTCGTGTAACAGAACAatggcacaaaaataaaatttcaagttttttaaattttcatttttgtcataCGAATGAAGAAATATTTCCATCGTTCTCCGCAGGAGTCCAAGTGCTACATCATCCATCTGTCCGTCCTCATCACAGTGCGTTGTACATACTGCATTTCCCAGCATGCCCCTGCTTGTccacacacaaggacacactCCCCCCCCATCATTGAAGATGGAGGGAtggtagaaagagagaaaggagaaataaaaaaacataggAATATTTTCACATTGACTCTATGACGTTGGTCAGTCACTAAAAATTCAGCACCAGTGGGGAAAAAGGCCATTTCTGATTGGTTCCTTTTTATTTTGGACATAACATTCGCTTGTACGGTTACGGCCAAAAGACACAATTTAGCAAAGAATAAAAACGTGACTCCTCCCCCTTTCTGATAAGCCCTAAAGTAGGCGGGGTCTAAGTGATCCTTCATCCCATCCCCTGAAGAGGCCTCCAATAGAAAAGTTTGAGTCTTTGGCAGATTTACAGAAATGAAAGGCCGTCTGTTGCTGAAGGgctggaggagagagacgaAGACGGAACAGCATGGTCTGAaatctttttctattttagtcTGGTCGACGATTACAGTCACAGAAATGAGCCACAACATCTGAAAGACTTGAGAAATTAGTAATCTTTATATCAAAACTGTGGTTTTAAGAGTGAAACTTTCAATCAGAGTGAAATGTTCGACATAATTATGTGGAGTAACAACAGACTGAGAAGCTACGCTAGCTTGTCCTGTGATGCTACATTAAGTTGGACTGCGAAACTACGTTTGCTCTCTTTGGTTGTTCGTAACCTGCAAAGCTCTGTTACCTTGAGCTGCCACAGTGTTATCAGTATTTCAATGTGTAGTATTATGATGTATTAACAACTGTACATCAGTCATGGTGTCAAACGGGAGAAAGATGTTTTCTGATCATTTTTACGTAGAACAGCTAAAATGTTCCTTAAAGCAGGAGTTATCTGAAATTCCGTTTCCTTTTCTTGTTGAACTATTTCATCCAGGACTCGTACACAGAGTCATCTGAGTCATTTAAAAAGACAGCTAGATTTCCGTTGGAGTGATGAGTGATTGACTGGTTGATTCGATTTTAACGGCTGTGGCGGTTTCTGTCCCTGTAATCATCAGTAGATCCCCGTAGATCAGGGAGCGGCCTGAAGCTGCGATTCTCAGCGTGATGCTCAGTTTGGTGGACGTTTGACTGATTGAGTCCGTTTCTGCTGGTGTTCATGCTGACGACGTCTGTATCTGTGATGAAACGCTGAAGATGACTCAGTCTTTGTTTCTGAAGCTGGACTCCACCGACTCTGCTCAGGTGAGTGCTCACAACAATacgtttcacttcacacagcaGATGCAGGATGTTGGATTTCGATCTGTCAGCTGAAATGTTACAATCACTGTCGCAGGTTTTTACCCGATCATCTCCCtgaattgtttttttcacttcctGGTTGAAATAGTCAGTGTTTTGTAAATTTGTACcgtatttgtatgttttagcTGCTTATTtcctaatttaaaaaataaactgctgcttctgtctg
This genomic window from Anabas testudineus chromosome 4, fAnaTes1.2, whole genome shotgun sequence contains:
- the LOC113152493 gene encoding T-cell acute lymphocytic leukemia protein 1 homolog, translated to MLRRPELNLPDPVSAAPEPLSPTRSPPPAYCLRDMLDTLNRGPDRGTRTKHRTSPHGINVNNGSQVRRVFTNSRERWRQQTVNGAFSELRRLIPTHPPDRKLSKNEILRLALRYINFLDQLLTHQDLKGASRGRAGSLEQEDGPQGELSPNSSCEGSVDGDSDGLMEERACGGPRFLQLATSYS